The stretch of DNA ACTCACCGCTACTTTCTAAGGCAATTTTCCGCATTAGGTCACGACGCGTTTCAATCCGTCCCCTCAATGCTCCGTCATGGACACCGAGGAACTGGGCAGCAAGAAGGCCTGCATTCACAGCCCCTGCCTTGCCGATAGCCATCGTGGCCACCGGAACGCCGCCCGGCATCTGGACGATGGAGAGCAAGGAATCCATACCATTCAATGCTTTGGATTGGACCGGCACCCCGATGACAGGAAGAACCGTTTTGGCAGCGACCATACCCGGAAGATGCGCAGCCCCTCCTGCTCCCGCAATGATCACCTGCAATCCTCTATCGTGAGCCTGTTCAGCATATTCGAACATAAAATCCGGCGTCCGATGTGCGGAAACCACTTTTTTCTCGTACGGAACATTCAATTCATCAAGGACATCGCATGCATGTTTCATCGTGTCCCAATCGCTTTTGCTCCCCATGATCACACCGATTTTCGGTTCCACTTCGTATCTGCCCCTTTTCAAATCAATATGCAAATTTTTAGTTTACTGTTAATCAAAAAATATCCCCGGAGAATAGCCTCCTCATATGCATGAAGAGCTAATTCCGGGGATATCGAAGAAATACGTCGAGCGGATGGAGAACCTGTTCGGATGCCCTTCCCGCTTGCCGTCTTCAATCCTGGATGAAGTGCTCTTCCCGCATAGTCCGGACATTACGGTGTCCTGGTAGAAACACAAAGGCCAATTCCTTTGCATATATGAGGGATATCTTATTACTCTACATATTTTAACAAGACAAAGCTCATCCGTCAATGCAAAAGACGAACGATATTTTAAGTGATTTTTGTATCGTTCGTCTTTTTGTAGTTTATTCGTCTACTATTCCTTTGAATTGAATGCGTTGGCGGACAGGCAGGTACTCGCCATCCACTTCAGTGAAAATCGGTTCCTCCTTCCGTCCCGCAACAATATATCCCTCGGAGGCCATGCGTCCCAAGCATTCCTCGATAGTTTCATGTTCTTCCACTTCAAACCACACCGTTTTCTTCTTTGTCATCTGAACAATTTCCCTTTCCGAATCGATTTCACCCAGAAACCGCCATGAATTGTCTTCGTCTCGTTCGAACTAATAAATGCTTTCGGTTCAATGTCTTTTATAGTCTCATATAGCTTCAATTCAAATTTCCGTGGTGTCAAAATTTGCATGGCGGATCGATTTCCATCCAAGCCATGTGCCAACCAATCCGTCACTCCGTACCCTTCCTTCCGGAGACGGCTCGGCAACTCCGAATCGGCTTCAGCTGTAATGACATTTACCGTAATATAGCCAAGCGCCATTTTCTCTTCTATTTTGGAGCCCACAATAATACCACAGCCGAAACCAAGTGCATATGCAACTAAGTTTTCAATTTTCGTCAGATTATCAAGAACCAAACCTAATCCAATGACATAAATCACCACTTCAAACACACTGACCAAAGCTGCGATATAGCGATACCCTTTTAAGGTTAAGATCATACGGACTGTCGA from Bacillus sp. OxB-1 encodes:
- the purE gene encoding 5-(carboxyamino)imidazole ribonucleotide mutase translates to MEPKIGVIMGSKSDWDTMKHACDVLDELNVPYEKKVVSAHRTPDFMFEYAEQAHDRGLQVIIAGAGGAAHLPGMVAAKTVLPVIGVPVQSKALNGMDSLLSIVQMPGGVPVATMAIGKAGAVNAGLLAAQFLGVHDGALRGRIETRRDLMRKIALESSGELL
- a CDS encoding NETI motif-containing protein, which encodes MTKKKTVWFEVEEHETIEECLGRMASEGYIVAGRKEEPIFTEVDGEYLPVRQRIQFKGIVDE
- a CDS encoding DUF2179 domain-containing protein; the encoded protein is MLTVLIIFVINIVYVTFSTVRMILTLKGYRYIAALVSVFEVVIYVIGLGLVLDNLTKIENLVAYALGFGCGIIVGSKIEEKMALGYITVNVITAEADSELPSRLRKEGYGVTDWLAHGLDGNRSAMQILTPRKFELKLYETIKDIEPKAFISSNETKTIHGGFWVKSIRKGKLFR